The segment cacctcactgtgtgtgtgtgtgtgtgtttatgtacgtCAGGTGAGGGTGTGTATGGAGGCAGGTCTGGGCAGTTGGGTGGGGTCAGGATGGAAAGCCAAGAAAGGAAAATCACAGAGGACAAAGAAAGATAGAGACAGTGTGTGAGCATGTCGCCTGAGACAAGGACTCGTGTGTGTTTGATAGTGAGCTGTTTAACACTCGAGATGTTTTATATGTGTTTGATATGAAGTGTGTATTTGAGGTATGGAGAAAGAGGGAGCGTTGCAGAGACCCAGCAGCTGtcatgtaagtgtgtgtgtttggtgtgtgtctgtgtgtgtgcgcgttgTGGTGCAGGTGGTTGTGCTGACTCTGCATCCTGTCAGGTTGTTACCAGCTCGCTCTGTCCTTCACTTTTTTCAATTTTCCAAACTTTCTGTTGGCATTAAACTGACTGATTGACCATTTCATCATCTGCCAGGTGTGCAGATAAGATTAAACTAACAATTCTCCCAGTCACCTGCCTTGGTACCATTGCTTTATAACTTTCTGTGTTTTGGGTGACCTTTGATCAATTTGGTTTTATAATAGGGTCTGTTATTACTGACTTCTCCTTAGGTCtcaagttttttattttctcacgGGTGGTAGTAGTATATAAGTATAGTAtaagtggtagtagtagtatcaGCTATAGAAGTATGAACACCAATAAATGCATTTACAACATTTAAAGACGATGCACCCATGACAAAATAAGTGTGCTGAACATTACTTAAGCTTTGGCATGAGCTTCGTGACTAAGGTCTGAAAGAAGTGTTGTTGCTGCTTTGTGGTCTGCTGCACCAGTGACTCCTAACCTGGGGGTTGAGAAGCCATGAGAGGTTGCAAGATAAATCTAAGGCttcacaaaatgattacaagTGTGGAAAAGCAGGAAAAGTTGATATATTGTCCTTTTAAGTTTAAAATTTTTGTCATAAATTCATAATTTTGTGCTTGTCCTTTCATTTTACCTTTACCTTTTCTGCCATTCACATGCCTTTTTAGCTTATATTTCAATTAATCTACTATGGCCTCTCTCTGGGGTCAAAGAGATAGGGAGGGTCTGCATCTCATCATTGTTGAACTTAGAGCATTAATCTCAAATTCAGGGTATGTGTAGGAAATGTTTAACATCAGCTGTCATCAAAgcagtgtgcagatgaatgaagtcactgctgctgtttctgtgtGCGTTTTCCATAGAGGTCAGCCACAGTATTCAGCtctgttttctgtgtatttattgTAGTTCTCCAGGGATCAGTTCATCGTGGACTGCCCTTCAGAGAAACTCCGCAAAGAGCTGGAGGAAGAGCTAAAGACGAACTGCGAGGAGCCGAGGAGCCACGCATGGTACCACGGAGCAATACCCagacaggtaacacacacacttacacataaATCTGAGTCATGAGTCCCTCCCTTTAAAAGCCTGGTTAAAAACTTGTTGAACCAGATCACCTATTATAAGACTGCCATACTGCACACACAGTGCTTACAGAAAGATTATAGCTCAAATAGTGGCCTCAGCAGCAGAGTCGGGGTTATAACATAAGGTCAGTGTATAAAAAGCTCTTTCTGTatggtgtgtgtgcatttgtgtgtatgtgtgtgtgtgcctgtgagacagagagagagagcaagggtTTGTGTTCCCTCTGAAAGCCAGCTCTGAGATGTAATCATTTTTAATAAGCTGCTTCCTTTGGCTAAACTAAACTGCCATTATATACTATACAAACACTTGCTTAATTAAagtctgtaactgtgtttgaggggttgtgtatgtgtgtgtgtgtgtgagagagagagagagagagagagagagagagagagagagagagagagagaggcagtaCATGTAACAAGAGTGTGATGAATACAAGACAAGGAAACATTTTCAGTTAATTTGTTATCCAAGAATCATTTTGATTTGCtctttgcttttgcttttattgtgtaTCGATTCAATTAAGTGATTGCTTTTTTAATTCTTATCATCTGTTCTTGTTTTATAACTTCTTGAAGTTAATGACCACAGAGTTTTGCACTTAGTCTTGTTTCTGTGGAAGGCTGCAACTTATTATAAGatcatttcattattgattGATAATTGTTTTGCTGGattttgtcaaaaaatagtgaaaaagacacatttatGATGTAATCCATTGCAGGTTTTATCTAACCAGCAGTCTAAATCCCAATATGTTGAGTTTACTAATCtgcatgacaaagaaaagcatcaaatcttcacattttagAAGCAGCAACTCAGcatgttggtgtttttgcttttaaaagagaataaaaaaatcatttattgAAACTGTTGCTGATTAATTATCTGACGATTGATTCATAAATTTATCAACAAACTGTTTCAGCTCCATTTATACACACATTCGGTGTGAAAGTTCCCAGCCTTGGTAACAGTAggttgacaaacaaaaaaaaaaaaaaaaaaaaaaaaaaagttgtcatGTATACAGCTCAAAGGCCTAAGAATAAAACTACGGTCAGGAGATGCAGCTGAAATGTCCTGAGAaagttatgttatgttttttttgttcatactatatatatatatatatgtgtatatctGTATGGGTTAAAAATGAGTGCTTTTCATCTACGAAAGATAagtaataagaaataaaagtaaatctATGTGATAATTTGCTAATTAGATAAATACTGTAATAGGCTGAAGCTTTAAATATCTTAATGTCTTACTCTTACGTAACTGCTGCAAACCAGCCTCACTAAGCTCATAAAGAAGGTAAGAGTATAACAGCCGGCCATTActacatttaattaaatgtttggactataaacaaacacagtgtgcttctatgtgtgtgtgtgtgtgtgtgtgtgtgtgtgtgtgtgtgtgtgtgtgtgtgtgtgtgtgtgtgtacccatATGTAATCGTCTGTGTTGTCTCAGGTTGCAGAGAACTTGGTGCAGCGGGACGGAGATTTCCTGATCCGTGATTCGCTGTCCAGTCCAGGAAATTATGTTTTGACTTCCCAGTGGCGAAATGCTGCCCAGCACTTTAAGATCAACAAGAGGGTGAGACCACCTGTATGAATTCATAGCAAACTGTCAAATACTCCAAAGTGTATGATGTAATACTTCGTCATGGCAGTGGAATCCATTTTACCTACAGTCCCATgcaaattttatttaattttttacttttactcaaaCAAGAAAGCctcattgaaataaaaaaaatgtcctgtAAGTGTTTCTGACAAGATGGGAATCACAATGAGTTACAGActaacaacataaaacaaaaaatcagcACTGAATAGAACAAAAGTGTAAATTTATAACTAAAACTGTCAGAAAGAATCACTTGAAAGATTGCATCCTTAAAGACGACCTAAGAGTATTCTAAAACCATAAATAATGAATAACAGATATTTTGACCAACGTAAACAGACGCTACTGTTGGTGCTCatgtttatctgtctgtctaacTGAGGTTGTCTTTGGCTGTaaacattttgaacattaatTTTGGAGGATCTGTCTGAGTTGTGGATCCTCTCAGTGATGGTCTCAGTTGTTCATATCATTATGATAAtgtcattaaattaattaaaataagaaGCTTCAAGAAGCTAAAAAGCTCCAGACTGGGAAGTTGATTCTCAGTGGGATCTGCAACCTCAGCAACTCTTTTTAATTGCAGTATTATTTGATTATGTGTTAATATAAAAAAGTATTGCTTAATGGAGCTTCAATTTGAAGAATATTTATTGACAatcacacatgcatttttttattaactgtgattttaacaaaactggaaacacaaaaaataatttgggTTTATCAGgttttttaatatttgcttttttcttgtgaataacttttatatataaacattattgatatttattttatttttctatttctttttgaTCTTAGAGGTAAAGGTTACTCGCTGATTTAACTGGTCACAACTGGAAGACATATGCAACCTGTGACATGTGGTTGCATAGGCACTTGGGCAAAAGGCTGGCACCACCAAAATATAACTAATcattaactttttctttttcacatcTCTCCTCCAGGTTGTGATGTTGAACGAAGCCTACTCCAGAGTTGAGTACCGGCTGGAAAGGGAAGGGTTTGACAACGTACCTGCACTTATAAGATACTATGTCGGCAACAGAAAACCTGTCTCTCAGGTAGGTTTTTGTTTCACATAAACTGTTTTTAAGGAAAACATTGTCATATGTTTTTTTGACACAGTTTTGTGCCACAACTCAGCAAGAATACTGTTTTGTAAGTTTCATATCCTCTATTCCACTGTTGAAGAAAGGctttataaagaaaatatgttgtgCTCACTGTAGTtatctcctcttctctctgttcATTTAAGGTGGTAGGAGCCATTATCTTTCAGCCTATTAACCGAGCGCTGCCGCTGCGCTGCTTGGAGGAAAAGTACGGCTTGTCCAGCCATCATCGAGAGGCGCTCATGGCGCAGGAGAGGCGTCAAAAACGCCTTAGCCTCAACATAACcaatggacacacacatgacaacacacacagtgcacatGACGGCACACACTGCCGGGACAACAGCGTGAGCCGGAGCAGCCAGCTCAGGTTAGTACACAAATAGAAACCCACATTAACACACTGAATATCACCAGTACTCCTCCATGGCTGCagtaatgtttgtgtttgttgtttctaCATGATCACATATTAAGCATATGTCATTTGTTAGATTTGACAAAGACTGTGTGAATGACTATTTCGCTTTTTAGCTCCAAGGGACACAAGCCTTTTACAGAAAGTGGGTAGTGGGCCAAGTAACCATGCTGTCTGCTGTATTTAAATAATGGAGACCCACCTTTACTCAGGCatcctctctctttgtttctctttcttctcaCACTCTCTGAAAGACTTAAATCAGCCCTTTAAATCCCTTCCTGCTTTTAAGCTTTTAACACACAGCCTGGAGCTGTTTACATTCATCATCCAAGCGGCGGGCTGTATATACGATGTGCTCCATATGTATCGTTAAGTCCTCTATAAATAAAGACGTGGTGTCGGACTTTTTTGCTGAAAGGAACAGAAGCGTGTAATTTTACGAGTACATTGAGCTTAATGTATGGAGTCCATATCTGTCTGAGTGAAGAGATGGAGCAGGCGCGAGGAAAAGATAAATATGTGCTCTAGAGTAGAAgagaacaaagagagagaagaaaagaagggTACAGGGAAGGAGGATAACAACTCAGGAAAACAGTGTTTTATTCTTACTGTGTTACCATTTTCATTAATATTAGAAATAGGTTTGATTTATTTCTCCTTCATGCATATTTGTGTGCAATTATGTTTATTGACATCAGTCTTTCAACGTCTCCTTTTACTCAGGTCAAAGGATCGTTGTGGCAGCCAACCAGCAAGTCTCAATCAGGTCCAGGAGAGGAGACGTCCGCTCAAGGCCCACCAATCAGAGAGCTACCTGCCTCTTGGTAAGGGAAAGTGACATTCTTTAGGCCTTAGTATGTTTCAAAGGAAGTCTTCGTCAGATTGTCTAACATCATTTGAGGCCCCCTTCTGTCAACAGATTTACGATCAGTAATGTCTGACATTCTTCTCAttttctcccttctctctccGTTCTTGTATTGTTTCCTGCAATCACCTCTACCTGTTCCCTCCGGTCGTCTCGTCTCCTCTTCAGGCTCCAAACCGCAGCCCCAGCAGCCTCCTGACCCTCTCCTCCCCAGCCCCAACCCAAAGTCTCCAGTCTTTCGGACGGGCAGTGAGCCAGTGTTGAGTCCCTCTGTCCCACGGAGACCTGGAGATATTCTGGCAGGTCAGTAAATCTGGAAGCTAAAATCCATTGTTACACAAACCTGTGTAATAGCAGAGCAAATGAAAATCAAAACCTAAAGATCATCTGTCCACCTGGTATTTATATGCTGCTTAGGTCAGTATGTCTGTGTACCTGAAGAACATTCACTGAGCTGTATTTACACAGCTTTACTGTGGTAAATTTTACACACcattaaattttaaatttacCTGCAAAATACTGATGTATAGTGCATTGTGGCTGTTATATAAATCAGAAGCTGTCTGCGCACTTCAGTTTGTCTGAATCAGAAATTGTATATATGCAGCACTTGTCAAACGTAGAGTAAAGATGTGATAGTGTGCTTaatatgacagcaaaaaaaaggaaataaaagacgaaaaaaaacaatgaaaaacaataatgaataaatgacgATGAGAAGTACAGTGTCATTTCAGTGTCACAGAAGTGAGATAAGAAATGTCATTCAGTGTGATGACAGTGTTGTCCATGTGTTTCCAGGCCAGGCCATCCGGGGCTCTGACAGCCAGCTGTGTCCCAAACCGCCTCCCAAACCCAGCAAGGTGCCGCTGGCCCGACTGTCTCGCTCCCCCTGCCTTCAGCCACTGGCTCCCCTCTCCAGCTCCTGCAGCCCCACAGACTCCTCCCCCACCTCCCCCAGGCTGACTGCACCTCCGCTGGACTCCACATGTGTGGAAACTCTTGGTTCTACGTGGAGGAGTGGAGGTGACTTTAATTTGCACAAAATGCATCCACATTAGCTGTTAACTGAAATAGTAGTGATTTAGAGCtttcactactactactactactactcaaAGAAACCAATAAACAAAAGTATAGAGGAACAAAATGTGCAACTATTAATGCTGTTGTTCTTCCACAGGCCCTCCTGTCCCTCCAGTCAAACCCCTGAAGTTCCATCATCTCCTGCCCGCAGACTCCCACAGCTCCTCCAGTTCTGCTGAGCTTCAGTTTTCAGACTCAGAGGCAAAGACAGGCTGGACTGAACGCCTGCAGCCGAGCCCCGCAGACCTGAGGTCCTGCAGCCCGCTGGAGTGGGAAGAATCAAACTCCCCTAACCCCATCACGGACCTTGACTTTCAGCCTCCGCTCAGCAGCTACGTGGAGAGActgaggagagagggggagggagggagagaggaggaggtgggggaggagaaggaggcgggagggaggagaggactGGACAGAAGCTCCTACCATCACGCCATCGCTGCTTTAGAAAACACCagcgaggaagaggaagaggaggcagcgagagaggaggaggaggaagacaagaAGAGCAGTTTCCAGCGGCCAGTTGAAGAGACGGAGTCGACGTTCCAGCCGGCGGAGTTCGGATCTCGACTTCTGCCGCCGGAGAACAAACCGTTGGAGATGGTGGTGCTGAAGAGAGCgaaggagctgctgctcagccaCAATCACCACAGCATCGCCAGACACTTGCTCATGGCCGACTGCCAGGTACAcacgcacgcgcgcgcacacacacacacacacacacacacacacacacacacacacaggacaacaGTTTAACTCAGTGTAATTATCTAATGGTAGTTTTAACTTCTCTATAAAAGCACTTTATACTTTCATACTTCATATTTCCAGGAGCAAACAGCTTTAGCATACTAAATAAAGTCTTTTGGTAAGTGTTTTTATACCTCTGCAGCAGTGTcagccatggctggaggcattatgttttttggtTGTCACGAATACAACATCTCAAGTACAACCAGAGggaattttggcacaaacgtccatttcGAATCAGTGATGCAGTGATTAGAattcggtggtcaaaggtcaaggtcactgtgacctttcatccatctcattctcgtgaacgttATATCGCAAAGAGGGTAATTTTAATTGGAAATTCAAATTCGAAAGGATTTTCACTTATTTAGTTTCTCTTAATATTTATAACCCAAATAATACTTGGAATTTGTTTAGTCAGAAATTCATTTTTTCAAGAActgtaacacagatttgtttatttttcaactgtaaaatgtccatCTGAGAACTTGTcagtgccctctagtggacagACTATAATAGCACCATTGTTTCTTAATGACCTCACACACAACTATCTGCGTGTACTGCATTTTCTTGTTACTTATAGGCCCAACATATAAGCCAAATACAATGAATCTGCAGTAAGTTATTAGCAGCCAGATATGTCAGTCGGAATCTACTGGGAAGTCATTTTTAAGCTTTGCTCTCAACAAAAGAAGCTCCTTCTCTGTAAACTACAATAAACTTGATTTTCGGGGCTTAAAGCCCATTGAAAAAATAAGTAACTGGTCTTCCCATTCTAAATATCTGGGAAATtgtcagtaaaataaacaacagtgtACAAAAAGACAACATACATAATTCATTACAGGAGCGACATCCTTTactttttaataaaacacaatatactgtataagaCTAATACGTTGAAACCAGAACCTTTTTAATGCttaataaaacttttatttatgcTTTATAAATCAGTTATTATTGCAACACAAATGTTGTTCGTATTAATGtataaaaaactgttttatcaAGCATTAATAAATGATTACCTAACCATTAAAAAAGCCTTCTTTAAAACATAAAGGATGCTTCAATAAAACCTGTTTCCGTTCAACAGTTTTAAACCAGAAGGctgttctctgtctgtctctctcacacacacacacacacacacacacacacacacgtgtctAATTTGGaggtaaacatgtttactggTGCTGTTCCACACTGATcctccgtgtgtgtgtcagagaatTAGATTTCTATCCTGGAGCTGATGCAATAAAATGATCCTCATGATACGGGAGAATCACTCAGAGAGAAAACAACCTTGAaccaaataaaatattacatctaatcaacacacacacacacagtggatgGAAATGAGAGTGGAAGATAAAACAACTATAAATCTTTTTGTTCCCTCCAGGTTGCGAGGATACTCGGAGTGACTCCAGAGGTTAAAGGTCGCATGGGCGTGTCCTCTGGTCTGGAGCTGGTGACGCTGCCGCACGGTCAACAGCTAAGGCTAGACCTGATGGAAAGgtacacatcacacacacacatgatggcACAAATGTTGCATCAATGAAGTAACTCATGGAAGTCCCCATGAAAAAGCTATTTTACACACTTCAAACTcacaatttacatttaaaggaacagttcgaCATTTTTAGGGGAATAAGCTTATTCACTTTCTGTCTGtacattaaatatgaagctagaaCTAGCAGTTGTTACCTAGCCTTAGCATGATGACTGGAGACAGGGGGAAGTGGCTTGCCTGGCTCTTTCCACAGGTAAGAACGTATGTAAAgagaatatatatatgtatacatatatatgtttatatttctgttccacaaaaatgtttgtttgcagacatttttgtcaTCTTTGCTATTTGCTTGTGAGATACTGAGTACTTGTAAGGAGTTCCAAGCCAAGAAGGTTGAACTGACTTGAACTGACATTTGAGATGACATCATTAGTGACTCATACCCACTGATTCACTGTACTTCCTGTCAGTGTTCAGACACCACTGAAAGATCAGATTTGAAACTGActtaatgaaacaaaaacagacattgtCGTTGGCTGGTGATGATAATCCTCCTGACCTCTGTCTCCTAGGCATCACACCATGGCAATAGGTGTTGCTGTGGATATTCTGGGATGTACAGGCAGTGTCGATGAGCGGGCGTCCACCTTAAATCGCATCATTCTGGTTGCGTTGGAGCTGAAGGACACAGTGGGCGACCTGTTCGCTTTCACGGCCCTGATGAAAGCCCTGGATTTGCcgcaggtaacacacacacagacacacacacacacacacacaaacttgatATAAAACATGTGTCCCTCTGTTTGCAAGAAATCCTAAAACTtgatcaataataaaaaaaaaccccactgcaGACGTATCAAACATTTTTTGACCTTCAGACATGTTTTATCACTTCAACCAATTGAATGAAAATGcatccaaaaatccaaaaatggttttatgatattttgtgaGACTGACAGttggtgtgtgttgttgttgtctgcAGATCAGCCGTTTGGAGGAAACATGGACGGCTCTACGAAGGAACTACACACAGACCGCCATCAGCTACGAGAAAACACTCAAACCTTTCTACAAGAATC is part of the Epinephelus moara isolate mb chromosome 10, YSFRI_EMoa_1.0, whole genome shotgun sequence genome and harbors:
- the bcar3 gene encoding breast cancer anti-estrogen resistance protein 3 isoform X2, with the translated sequence MSERCNLKTLTAALCCFYHKNSVITAKFSRDQFIVDCPSEKLRKELEEELKTNCEEPRSHAWYHGAIPRQVAENLVQRDGDFLIRDSLSSPGNYVLTSQWRNAAQHFKINKRVVMLNEAYSRVEYRLEREGFDNVPALIRYYVGNRKPVSQVVGAIIFQPINRALPLRCLEEKYGLSSHHREALMAQERRQKRLSLNITNGHTHDNTHSAHDGTHCRDNSVSRSSQLRSKDRCGSQPASLNQVQERRRPLKAHQSESYLPLGSKPQPQQPPDPLLPSPNPKSPVFRTGSEPVLSPSVPRRPGDILAGQAIRGSDSQLCPKPPPKPSKVPLARLSRSPCLQPLAPLSSSCSPTDSSPTSPRLTAPPLDSTCVETLGSTWRSGGPPVPPVKPLKFHHLLPADSHSSSSSAELQFSDSEAKTGWTERLQPSPADLRSCSPLEWEESNSPNPITDLDFQPPLSSYVERLRREGEGGREEEVGEEKEAGGRRGLDRSSYHHAIAALENTSEEEEEEAAREEEEEDKKSSFQRPVEETESTFQPAEFGSRLLPPENKPLEMVVLKRAKELLLSHNHHSIARHLLMADCQVARILGVTPEVKGRMGVSSGLELVTLPHGQQLRLDLMERHHTMAIGVAVDILGCTGSVDERASTLNRIILVALELKDTVGDLFAFTALMKALDLPQISRLEETWTALRRNYTQTAISYEKTLKPFYKNLYEGTASSPAVLCVPLLLPLLTLMERPSIAPEGAELWETSDQGCDIMLRHLEAARDVAHNAHSYTANAQKILQGFTCDEDLLEVFKTDFQLRLLWGSRGASVNQSDRYNKFNLILTALSRKLEPPPKTQTLI
- the bcar3 gene encoding breast cancer anti-estrogen resistance protein 3 isoform X3; this encodes MEKEGALQRPSSCHFSRDQFIVDCPSEKLRKELEEELKTNCEEPRSHAWYHGAIPRQVAENLVQRDGDFLIRDSLSSPGNYVLTSQWRNAAQHFKINKRVVMLNEAYSRVEYRLEREGFDNVPALIRYYVGNRKPVSQVVGAIIFQPINRALPLRCLEEKYGLSSHHREALMAQERRQKRLSLNITNGHTHDNTHSAHDGTHCRDNSVSRSSQLRSKDRCGSQPASLNQVQERRRPLKAHQSESYLPLGSKPQPQQPPDPLLPSPNPKSPVFRTGSEPVLSPSVPRRPGDILAGQAIRGSDSQLCPKPPPKPSKVPLARLSRSPCLQPLAPLSSSCSPTDSSPTSPRLTAPPLDSTCVETLGSTWRSGGPPVPPVKPLKFHHLLPADSHSSSSSAELQFSDSEAKTGWTERLQPSPADLRSCSPLEWEESNSPNPITDLDFQPPLSSYVERLRREGEGGREEEVGEEKEAGGRRGLDRSSYHHAIAALENTSEEEEEEAAREEEEEDKKSSFQRPVEETESTFQPAEFGSRLLPPENKPLEMVVLKRAKELLLSHNHHSIARHLLMADCQVARILGVTPEVKGRMGVSSGLELVTLPHGQQLRLDLMERHHTMAIGVAVDILGCTGSVDERASTLNRIILVALELKDTVGDLFAFTALMKALDLPQISRLEETWTALRRNYTQTAISYEKTLKPFYKNLYEGTASSPAVLCVPLLLPLLTLMERPSIAPEGAELWETSDQGCDIMLRHLEAARDVAHNAHSYTANAQKILQGFTCDEDLLEVFKTDFQLRLLWGSRGASVNQSDRYNKFNLILTALSRKLEPPPKTQTLI
- the bcar3 gene encoding breast cancer anti-estrogen resistance protein 3 isoform X1, producing the protein MMAEGRFASLPRSLHAHHTLGGSTAHPGVPSTSLGVPSSSKCSSRGLQASLASSMDLLSSKPGLPPGQGSGLSELPAASYQPISIHGTLPRRKRGGANLTHGNYTWDPRANHTQHAHQPMTSPLVQNIIDEFHGYREPAAGLDATVDYVKFSRDQFIVDCPSEKLRKELEEELKTNCEEPRSHAWYHGAIPRQVAENLVQRDGDFLIRDSLSSPGNYVLTSQWRNAAQHFKINKRVVMLNEAYSRVEYRLEREGFDNVPALIRYYVGNRKPVSQVVGAIIFQPINRALPLRCLEEKYGLSSHHREALMAQERRQKRLSLNITNGHTHDNTHSAHDGTHCRDNSVSRSSQLRSKDRCGSQPASLNQVQERRRPLKAHQSESYLPLGSKPQPQQPPDPLLPSPNPKSPVFRTGSEPVLSPSVPRRPGDILAGQAIRGSDSQLCPKPPPKPSKVPLARLSRSPCLQPLAPLSSSCSPTDSSPTSPRLTAPPLDSTCVETLGSTWRSGGPPVPPVKPLKFHHLLPADSHSSSSSAELQFSDSEAKTGWTERLQPSPADLRSCSPLEWEESNSPNPITDLDFQPPLSSYVERLRREGEGGREEEVGEEKEAGGRRGLDRSSYHHAIAALENTSEEEEEEAAREEEEEDKKSSFQRPVEETESTFQPAEFGSRLLPPENKPLEMVVLKRAKELLLSHNHHSIARHLLMADCQVARILGVTPEVKGRMGVSSGLELVTLPHGQQLRLDLMERHHTMAIGVAVDILGCTGSVDERASTLNRIILVALELKDTVGDLFAFTALMKALDLPQISRLEETWTALRRNYTQTAISYEKTLKPFYKNLYEGTASSPAVLCVPLLLPLLTLMERPSIAPEGAELWETSDQGCDIMLRHLEAARDVAHNAHSYTANAQKILQGFTCDEDLLEVFKTDFQLRLLWGSRGASVNQSDRYNKFNLILTALSRKLEPPPKTQTLI